Below is a genomic region from Streptomyces ferrugineus.
GCTCACCGAGCCGTCGATCGCCACCAGGCGGGCCGCCTCGGACGGGCGGCCCGCCGCGAAGACGCCGAAGGGGGCCGCCCGCATGGCGAGGCCGTCGCTCCAGGCGTGGCGGTGCTGGGCGGAGATGGGGGCGGCCAGGCCCCGGCGGAGGTTCTCCAGCGTGCCGCGTTCGCTGAAGCCCGCGCCTCGGAAGGGGCCCTCCGCGCGGTCGGCGATCCACTCGTGCCAGGCCGCCTCCACATGCGCCGGGGTGAGCGCCGAGCCATGGCGGGCGAGGAGGAGGCCCGAGAAGATCGCGTACTCGGTGTCGTCGGTGCCGGAGGGGCTGTCGGTGACGAAGCCCGTGACGCGGCCCCAGCGGGCGCGGATCTCGGAGGGCTTCATGTTCTCCGCGGGGGCGCCCAGCGCGTCGCCGACCGCCAGGCCCAGCAGCGCGCCGCGGGCCCGTTCGCGCAGGTCGGCGACGTACCCGGGCGCCGGGACCGAGGGGATGCAGGCGATGGATGGCATGCGAGGCCTCTCCTCCGGGGGCTCCGCCCAGGGCGCGGAGCCCTTTGCGGATGTGTCCCACCGTCGGCGGTTGACCTGAGCCTCGGGGGCGTCATGTCACCCGGTCGACATCTGTGCAGGCTCTTACACGAATGAGCGTTCTAAGGGAAAAGCGCAGGTTAGCGGAGCCTTTCCTTGCTGGCGGGGTGGAATTTCGGGGCGTAGATTTGGTGTTGTCCAAGAGTAGAACTTGTCTAAAGGCAGCCTTTCCTAAGCTTCCGAACCTCCTGGGGGACCTCTCATGGCGATCATCGACACCGAGGCCGCGCTGCACGAGGCGCACCGTGACAACCACACCCACCGCGATGTGAACGGCGGCTGGCTGCGCCCCGCGGTCTTCGGTGCGATGGACGGGCTGGTCTCCAACCTCGCCCTGATGACCGGCGTCGCGGGTGGCGCCGTCAGCCATCAGGCCATCGTGCTCAGCGGGCTGGCGGGGCTCGCCGCCGGTGCCTTCTCCATGGCCGCCGGCGAGTACACCTCCGTCGCCTCGCAGCGCGAGCTCGTCGAGGCCGAGCTGGCCGTCGAACGGCGGGAGCTGCGAAAGCACCCGGAGGACGAGGAGGCCGAGCTCGCGGCGCTGTACGAGGCGCGGGGCGTCGAGCCGAAGCTGGCGCGGGCCGTCGCCGGGCAGCTCTCCCGCGACCCCGAGCTGGCCCTGGAGATACACGCCCGGGAAGAGCTGGGCATCGATCCCGGGGATCTGCCGTCGCCGCTCGTCGCGGCCGTCTCGTCGTTCGGGTCGTTCGCGCTGGGTGCGCTGCTGCCCGTACTGCCCTATCTGCTCGGGGCGACCGCGCTGTGGCCGGCCGTGCTGCTCGCGCTGCTCGGGCTGTTCCTGTGCGGTGCCGTCGTGGCCAAGGTGACCGCGCGGACCTGGTGGTACAGCGGGCTGCGGCAGCTCGCGCTCGGTGGTGCGGCGGCTGGTGTGACGTACGCCCTGGGCACGCTGTTCGGAACGGCCGTAGGATAGCTCCTCGGCCGGAACTTATGCGTGGGGCCGCATAAGTAGCCGTTACTCGCTGGTTTCGGATGCGTGACCACGGGGCATGAGCCGTAAGCGCTGTGGGCAATGACGCCTGCGGCGCACTCGCGGGGTCGGCGACGACGCCTTCCCCGCCCCCTCGGATCGGCGGACATGGACCTGTCCTGTTTCGGTCCCCACATACTTCAAGCCATGTGCGCGGAACCCCCGCCGCACGCACATGGCGTCCGCATGTTGGAACGGAGTATCCCGGTTCCCGAGAACCGTTCCATCATGTAACCTGCACGAAATTTTGCGATCACGCAGAGGGCCAACGTCGTCCCTCGGCACCTTGCATATGCCAATTGACGACGACGGGAGAGCCGATGCGTACGCCGCGCCAGCCGTCCCAGCACTCCGCGAATGGCCAGAACTGGTCGTTCATGGATGCTCGCCCTGCTGCGCAGGGTATGTACGACCCCCGCAACGAGCGCGACGCCTGTGGCGTCGGCTTCGTGGCCACCCTCACCGGTGAGGCGAGCCACACGCTGGTCGAGCAGGCGCTGACCGTTCTGCGCAACCTCGAACACCGCGGCGCCACCGGCTCCGAGCCCGACTCGGGTGACGGCGCGGGCATCCTCTCCCAGGTGCCGGACACCTTCTTCCGTGAGGTGGCCGGATTCGAGCTGCCCGCGGCCGGTGCGTACGCCGTCGGTATCGCCTTCCTGCCGGAGGAGGGGACGGCCGAGGTCGTCGCTCAGATCGAGACGATCGCCGGTGAGGAGGGCCTGACGGTCCTCGGCTGGCGCGAGGTCCCGGTCGCCCCCGAACTGCTCGGTGCCACCGCCCGGTCGACGATGCCCGCCTTCCGGCAGATCTTCGTCGCCGACGGCTCTGCAGTGCCTTCTACGGGTATCGCGCTCGACCGCAAGGCCTTCGCGCTGCGCAAGCGCGCCGAACGCGAGGCCGGCGTCTACTTCCCGTCGCTGTCGGCCCGCACCATCGTCTACAAGGGCATGCTGACCACCGGCCAGCTCGAGCCCTTCTTCCCGGACCTGTCCGACCGCCGCTTCGCCTCCGCGATCGCGCTCGTGCACTCCCGGTTCTCCACGAACACCTTCCCGTCGTGGCCGCTCGCCCACCCGTACCGCTTCGTCGCGCACAACGGCGAGATCAACACGGTCATGGGCAACCGCAACTGGATGCGCGCCCGTGAGTCGCAGCTCGTCTCCGACCTCTTCGGTGCGGACAGGCTGGAGCGGATCTTCCCGATCTGCACCCCGGACGCCTCCGACTCCGCGTCCTTCGACGAGGTGCTCGAACTCCTGCACCTGGGCGGCCGTACGCTGCCCCACTCCGTGCTGATGATGATCCCGGAGGCGTGGGAGAACCACGACTCCATGGACCCGGCCCGGCGCGCCTTCTACCAGTACCACTCCACGATGATGGAGCCCTGGGACGGCCCGGCCTGTGTCACCTTCACCGACGGCACCCAGGTCGGCGCCGTCCTCGACCGCAACGGCCTGCGCCCCGGCCGCTACTGGGTCACCGACGACGGCCTCGTCGTCCTCGGCTCCGAGGTCGGCGTCCTCGACATCGACCCCGCCAAGGTCGTCCGCAAGGGCCGCCTGCAGCCCGGCCGGATGTTCCTCGTGGACACCGCCGAGCACCGCATCATCGAGGACGACGAGATCAAGGCGACCCTCGCCGCCGAGCACCCGTACGCGGAGTGGCTGGAGGCCGGCGAGATCGAGCTGTCCGACCTGCCCGAGCGCGAGCACATCGTGCACACCCACGCCTCGGTCACCCGCCGCCAGCAGACCTTCGGCTACACCGAGGAGGAGCTGCGCGTCATCCTCGCGCCGATGGCCAAGGCCGGTGCCGAGCCGATCGGTTCGATGGGCACCGACTCGCCGATCGCCGCGCTGAGCGACCGCCCGCGGCTGCTCTTCGACTACTTCACCCAGCTGTTCGCGCAGGTCACCAACCCGCCGCTGGACGCCATCCGCGAGGAGCTGGTCACCTCGCTGCACAGCTCCCTCGGCCCGCAGGGCAACCTGCTGGAGCCGACGGCCGCCTCCTGCCGCTCGGTCACCCTGCCCTTCCCGGTGATCGACAACGACGAGCTGGCCAAGCTCATCCACATCAACGCCGACGGCGACATGCCCGGCTTCAAGGCCGCGACCCTGTCCGGTCTGTACCGGGTGCACGGCGGCGGGGACGCGCTGGCCGCGCGCATCGAGGAGATCTGCGCCGAGGCCGACGCCGCCATCGACAACGGCGCCCGCCTGATCGTGCTGTCGGACCGCCACTCCGACGCCGAGCACGCGCCGATCCCGTCGCTGCTGCTCACCGCGGCCGTCCACCACCACCTCATCCGCACCAAGCAGCGCACCCACGTGGGCCTGCTGGTCGAGGCCGGCGACGTCCGCGAGGTCCACCACGTCGCCCTGCTCATCGGCTACGGCGCCGCCGCCGTCAACCCGTACCTGGCGATGGAGTCCGTCGAGGACCTGGTCCGCGCGGGCACCTTCCTGTCGGACATCGAGGCCGAGAAGGCCATCCGCAACCTGATCTACGCCCTCGGCAAGGGCGTCCTGAAGGTCATGTCCAAGATGGGCATCTCCACCGTCGCCTCCTACCGCGGCGCCCAGGTCTTCGAGGCCGTCGGTCTCGACGACGCCTTCGTCGAGAAGTACTTCAACGGCACCGCCACCAAGATCGGCGGCGTCGGCATCGACGTCATCGCCAAGGAGGTCGCCGCCCGCCACGCCAAGGCGTACCCGGCGTCGGGCATCGCGCCGGCGCACCGCGCCCTCGACATAGGCGGCGAGTACCAGTGGCGTCGCGAGGGCGAGCCGCACCTGTTCGACCCGGAGACGGTCTTCCGCCTCCAGCACTCCACGCGCACCGGTCGCTACGACATCTTCAAGAAGTACACCGAGCGTGTGAACGAGCAGTCCGAGCGCCTGATGACGCTCCGCGGGCTCTTCGGCTTCAGGTCGGACCGGCAGCCGATCTCCATCGACGAGGTCGAGCCGGTCTCCGAGATCGTCAAGCGCTTCTCCACCGGCGCCATGTCGTACGGCTCCATCTCGCGCGAGGCGCACGAGACGCTCGCCATCGCCATGAACCAGCTGGGCGGCAAGTCCAACACCGGTGAGGGCGGCGAGGACCCGGAGCGCCTGTACGACCCGGCGCGCCGGTCGTCGATCAAGCAGGTCGCCTCCGGCCGCTTCGGTGTGACCTCCGAGTACCTGGTCAACGCCGACGACATCCAGATCAAGATGGCCCAGGGCGCCAAGCCCGGCGAGGGCGGCCAGCTGCCCGGCCACAAGGTCTACCCGTGGGTGGCCAAGACCCGTCACTCGACGCCGGGTGTCGGCCTGATCTCCCCGCCGCCGCACCACGACATCTACTCCATCGAGGACCTGGCCCAGCTGATCCACGACCTGAAGAACGCGAACCCGCAGGCGCGGATTCACGTGAAGCTGGTGTCGGAGGTCGGCGTCGGCACGGTCGCGGCGGGCGTCTCCAAGGCGCACGCCGACGTCGTGCTGATCTCCGGTCACGACGGTGGTACGGGTGCTTCGCCCCTTACCTCCTTGAAGCACGCCGGCGGCCCCTGGGAGCTCGGCCTCGCCGAGACCCAGCAGACCCTGCTGCTCAACGGCCTGCGCGACCGCATCGTCGTGCAGACCGACGGCCAGCTCAAGACCGGCCGTGACGTGGTCATCGCCGCGCTGCTCGGCGCCGAGGAGTTCGGTTTCGCGACCGCGCCGCTCGTGGTCTCCGGCTGCGTCATGATGCGCGTCTGCCACCTGGACACCTGCCCGGTCGGCATCGCCACCCAGAACCCGACCCTGCGCGAGCGCTTCTCCGGCAAGGCCGAGTACGTCGTCAACTTCTTCCAGTACATCGCCGAAGAGGTCCGCGAGCTCCTCGCCGAGCTGGGCTTCCGCTCCATCGAGGAGGCCGTCGGCCACGCCGAGGCCCTCGACGTGACCCGCGCGGTCGACCACTGGAAGGCGCAGGGCCTGGACCTGGAGCCGCTGTTCCACGTGCCCGAGCTGCCCGCCGGCGCGGTCCGGCACCAGCTCGTCGAGCAGGACCACGGCCTGGAGAAGGCGCTCGACAACGAGCTGATCAAGCTCGCCGCCGACGCGCTCGCCGCGGACTCCGCGACCGACGCCCAGCCGGTGCGCGCCCAGGTCAAGGTCCGCAACATCAACCGCACGGTCGGCACCATGCTCGGCCACGAGGTGACGAAGAAGTTCGGTGGCGCGGGCCTGCCCGACGACACCATCGACATCACCTTCACCGGCTCCGCCGGCCAGTCCTTCGGCGCCTTCCTGCCGCGCGGTGTCACGCTCCGCCTGGAGGGCGACGCCAACGACTACGTCGGCAAGGGTCTGTCGGGTGGCCGTGTGGTCGTCCGTCCCGACCGGGGCGCCGACCACCTCGCCGAGTACTCGACCATCGCGGGCAACACCATCGCCTACGGCGCGACCGGCGGCGAGCTGTTCCTGCGAGGTCGTACGGGTGAGCGGTTCTGTGTCCGCAACTCCGGTGCCACGGTCGTCTCCGAGGGCGTGGGCGACCACGGCTGCGAGTACATGACCGGTGGTCACGCGGTGGTCCTGGGCGAGACGGGCCGTAACTTCGCGGCCGGTATGTCCGGTGGCGTCGCGTACGTCATCGACCTCGACCGCGACAACGTCAACGTCGGCAACGTCAGTGCCGTCGAGGCCCTCGACGACACCGACAAGCAGTGGCTGCACGACGTGGTCCGCCGCCACCAGGAGGAGACCGGGTCCACGGTCGCCGAGAAGCTCCTGGCCGAGTGGGACACCGCGGTCGACCGCTTCAGCAAGATCATCCCCAGCACGTACAAGGCAGTGCTCGCCGCCAAGGACGCCGCCGAGCGAGCCGGTCTGTCCGAGACCGAGGTCACCGAGAAGATGATGGAGGCGGCGATCAATGGCTGACCCGAAGGGCTTTCTGAACCACGGCCGCGAGGTCGCCAAGTCCCGCCCGGTCGAGGAGCGCCTCAAGGACTGGAACGAGGTCTACGTCCCCGGCTCCCTGCTGCCGATCATCAGCAAGCAGGCCAGCCGCTGCATGGACTGCGGCATCCCGTTCTGCCACAACGGCTGCCCGCTGGGGAACCTGATCCCCGAGTGGAACGACTACGCCTACCGCGAGGACTGGACGGCCGCGTCGGAGCGCCTGCACGCGACGAACAACTTCCCGGAGTTCACGGGCCGGCTGTGCCCGGCCCCGTGCGAGGCGGCGTGTGTGCTCGGCATCAACCAGCCGGCCGTCACCATCAAGAACGTCGAGGTCTCGATCATCGACAAGGCGTGGGACGCGGGCACCGTCGCCCCGCAGGCCCCCGAGCGCCTGTCCGGCAAGACCGTCGCCGTCATCGGCTCGGGCCCGGCGGGACTGGCCGCCGCCCAGCAGCTCACCCGGGCCGGCCACACCGTCGCCGTCTACGAGCGCGCGGACCGCATCGGCGGCCTTCTCCGCTACGGCATCCCCGAGTTCAAGATGGAGAAGCGGCACATCAACCGCCGTATCGAGCAGATGCGCGCGGAGGGCACCCGCTTCCGTACCGGCATCGAGATCGGCCGCGACCTCAAGGCGACCGACCTGAAGAAGCGGTA
It encodes:
- a CDS encoding VIT1/CCC1 transporter family protein; translated protein: MAIIDTEAALHEAHRDNHTHRDVNGGWLRPAVFGAMDGLVSNLALMTGVAGGAVSHQAIVLSGLAGLAAGAFSMAAGEYTSVASQRELVEAELAVERRELRKHPEDEEAELAALYEARGVEPKLARAVAGQLSRDPELALEIHAREELGIDPGDLPSPLVAAVSSFGSFALGALLPVLPYLLGATALWPAVLLALLGLFLCGAVVAKVTARTWWYSGLRQLALGGAAAGVTYALGTLFGTAVG
- the gltB gene encoding glutamate synthase large subunit → MRTPRQPSQHSANGQNWSFMDARPAAQGMYDPRNERDACGVGFVATLTGEASHTLVEQALTVLRNLEHRGATGSEPDSGDGAGILSQVPDTFFREVAGFELPAAGAYAVGIAFLPEEGTAEVVAQIETIAGEEGLTVLGWREVPVAPELLGATARSTMPAFRQIFVADGSAVPSTGIALDRKAFALRKRAEREAGVYFPSLSARTIVYKGMLTTGQLEPFFPDLSDRRFASAIALVHSRFSTNTFPSWPLAHPYRFVAHNGEINTVMGNRNWMRARESQLVSDLFGADRLERIFPICTPDASDSASFDEVLELLHLGGRTLPHSVLMMIPEAWENHDSMDPARRAFYQYHSTMMEPWDGPACVTFTDGTQVGAVLDRNGLRPGRYWVTDDGLVVLGSEVGVLDIDPAKVVRKGRLQPGRMFLVDTAEHRIIEDDEIKATLAAEHPYAEWLEAGEIELSDLPEREHIVHTHASVTRRQQTFGYTEEELRVILAPMAKAGAEPIGSMGTDSPIAALSDRPRLLFDYFTQLFAQVTNPPLDAIREELVTSLHSSLGPQGNLLEPTAASCRSVTLPFPVIDNDELAKLIHINADGDMPGFKAATLSGLYRVHGGGDALAARIEEICAEADAAIDNGARLIVLSDRHSDAEHAPIPSLLLTAAVHHHLIRTKQRTHVGLLVEAGDVREVHHVALLIGYGAAAVNPYLAMESVEDLVRAGTFLSDIEAEKAIRNLIYALGKGVLKVMSKMGISTVASYRGAQVFEAVGLDDAFVEKYFNGTATKIGGVGIDVIAKEVAARHAKAYPASGIAPAHRALDIGGEYQWRREGEPHLFDPETVFRLQHSTRTGRYDIFKKYTERVNEQSERLMTLRGLFGFRSDRQPISIDEVEPVSEIVKRFSTGAMSYGSISREAHETLAIAMNQLGGKSNTGEGGEDPERLYDPARRSSIKQVASGRFGVTSEYLVNADDIQIKMAQGAKPGEGGQLPGHKVYPWVAKTRHSTPGVGLISPPPHHDIYSIEDLAQLIHDLKNANPQARIHVKLVSEVGVGTVAAGVSKAHADVVLISGHDGGTGASPLTSLKHAGGPWELGLAETQQTLLLNGLRDRIVVQTDGQLKTGRDVVIAALLGAEEFGFATAPLVVSGCVMMRVCHLDTCPVGIATQNPTLRERFSGKAEYVVNFFQYIAEEVRELLAELGFRSIEEAVGHAEALDVTRAVDHWKAQGLDLEPLFHVPELPAGAVRHQLVEQDHGLEKALDNELIKLAADALAADSATDAQPVRAQVKVRNINRTVGTMLGHEVTKKFGGAGLPDDTIDITFTGSAGQSFGAFLPRGVTLRLEGDANDYVGKGLSGGRVVVRPDRGADHLAEYSTIAGNTIAYGATGGELFLRGRTGERFCVRNSGATVVSEGVGDHGCEYMTGGHAVVLGETGRNFAAGMSGGVAYVIDLDRDNVNVGNVSAVEALDDTDKQWLHDVVRRHQEETGSTVAEKLLAEWDTAVDRFSKIIPSTYKAVLAAKDAAERAGLSETEVTEKMMEAAING
- a CDS encoding ADP-ribosylglycohydrolase family protein, which gives rise to MPSIACIPSVPAPGYVADLRERARGALLGLAVGDALGAPAENMKPSEIRARWGRVTGFVTDSPSGTDDTEYAIFSGLLLARHGSALTPAHVEAAWHEWIADRAEGPFRGAGFSERGTLENLRRGLAAPISAQHRHAWSDGLAMRAAPFGVFAAGRPSEAARLVAIDGSVSHDGEGIYGGQAVAAGVAAAMAGAPTIAVVASALAVIPDDSWTARSLRRAVAVAHRGERAVRSAVVIGGYPWTDLAPEAVALAFGAYAAADGDFVQAVLTAVNMGRDADTTAAVAGALAGATQGEPAIPADWASAIGPARGSCLPSMAGHHVLDVAELLTPGENGKWRGRR